In one Pseudomonas tensinigenes genomic region, the following are encoded:
- a CDS encoding MFS transporter: MNQPQSAVGNCLDVQTFINAQPISRYQWRVVILCFLIVFLDGLDTAAMGFIAPALSQDWGIDRASLGPVMSAALIGMVFGALGSGPLADRFGRKVVLVGAVVLFGAFSLASAYSTNVEQLLVLRFLTGLGLGAGMPNATTLLSEYTPERKKSLLVTSMFCGFNLGMAGGGFISAKLIPAFGWHSLLLIGGVLPLILAVVLLFWLPESARYLVVRNRGTDKVRKTLAPIDPVTVAQASSFSVPEQKTVKARNVFAVIFSGTYSTGTLLLWLTYFMGLVIVYLLTSWLPTLMRDSGASMEQAAFIGALFQFGGVLSAVAVGWAMDRFNPHKVIGIFYLLAGVFAYAVGQSLGNITLLATLVLVAGMCVNGAQSAMPSLAARFYPTQGRATGVSWMLGIGRFGAILGAWMGATLLGLGWNFEQVLTALVIPAALATTAVVIKGMVSHADAT, encoded by the coding sequence CAGCCTCAGTCCGCTGTGGGTAACTGCCTCGACGTGCAGACCTTCATCAATGCCCAACCGATCTCGCGCTATCAATGGCGGGTGGTGATTCTGTGTTTCCTGATTGTCTTTCTCGATGGCCTCGACACTGCCGCGATGGGCTTCATTGCCCCGGCGCTGTCGCAGGACTGGGGCATCGACCGCGCCAGCCTCGGCCCGGTGATGAGTGCTGCGTTGATCGGCATGGTTTTCGGTGCATTGGGTTCCGGCCCGTTGGCTGACCGCTTTGGACGAAAAGTCGTACTGGTGGGCGCTGTGGTTCTGTTCGGCGCCTTCAGCCTTGCTTCGGCATACAGCACTAACGTTGAACAACTGCTGGTGCTGCGCTTCCTGACCGGTCTTGGCTTGGGCGCGGGGATGCCGAACGCCACCACACTGCTCTCGGAATACACCCCGGAGCGCAAGAAGTCGCTGTTGGTGACCAGCATGTTCTGCGGCTTCAACCTGGGCATGGCCGGTGGCGGGTTTATTTCCGCCAAGCTGATTCCGGCGTTCGGCTGGCACAGCCTGTTGCTGATTGGCGGGGTTCTGCCGTTGATCCTCGCCGTGGTGCTGCTGTTCTGGCTGCCGGAATCGGCGCGTTATCTGGTGGTGCGCAATCGTGGCACTGACAAAGTGCGCAAGACCCTGGCACCGATCGATCCGGTCACCGTCGCTCAAGCCTCCAGTTTCAGCGTGCCGGAACAGAAAACCGTCAAGGCACGTAACGTGTTCGCGGTGATTTTCTCCGGCACTTACAGCACCGGCACCTTGTTGCTTTGGCTGACCTATTTCATGGGCCTGGTGATCGTTTACCTGCTGACCAGTTGGCTACCGACGCTGATGCGTGACAGCGGCGCGAGCATGGAGCAGGCCGCGTTTATCGGTGCGTTGTTCCAGTTTGGCGGGGTGTTGAGCGCGGTGGCGGTGGGATGGGCGATGGACCGCTTCAATCCGCACAAGGTCATCGGCATTTTCTACCTGTTGGCCGGGGTGTTTGCCTACGCGGTTGGGCAGAGCCTGGGCAACATCACCTTGCTGGCGACCTTGGTGCTGGTCGCGGGGATGTGCGTGAACGGTGCGCAATCGGCGATGCCGTCGCTGGCGGCGCGGTTTTATCCGACGCAGGGGCGGGCGACTGGCGTGTCGTGGATGCTGGGGATTGGCCGCTTTGGCGCGATTCTCGGCGCGTGGATGGGCGCTACGTTGCTGGGGCTGGGCTGGAATTTCGAGCAGGTGTTGACGGCGTTGGTGATTCCGGCGGCGTTGGCCACCACAGCGGTGGTGATCAAGGGCATGGTCAGTCATGCGGATGCGACCTGA